The region GGTTGCCTCCATGGCGATCCCGCTCTCCTCCGTCTCCTGGTTGAGAACGGCGCCGACCCGGACGCAAAGGACAGGGACGGCATCACGCCCCTGCGCCTGATGATCATGGTGGTGAAGGACAACGAGCAGCGAGAAGAATTGTATGAGTTGCTTCAAGAACACGCTGGTGGATATAGAATGGGGGACATAGACATATGGGACTGGATACAGGACAAGGACCTGGCAGAGAAAATCTTTGCCGGAGCCGTGAAAAAAGCGATCGCCGAGACCCATGCTGCAGGGCTACCAAGCTGCCACGCCAGTGACATAGAGGGTCACAAGCTGTGTTTTCTCTTCCCCGACGGACATCGGGAGTATTTCGACAGTATCGAGGAGGGGGAGGCGATCCTGGAGAAACACGGCCTGAAGAAGCGCTAAGCGGTTCCTTCCGGTGTCGTTCGTGGGGGTCTCAGGGCGACGCAAAATATCTCTTATAGTAACTATCATGTAGCAAGAAACGCCCTTCAAAACCCGAACGTAGCAACGCATCCTATCTACGATATTGCCAATAATCTCGCATGGATAGATCAACACGATGACTCAACACCCGAATTCGTTGTGGCTACGATAATACCCGGAATACCCGGAAATAAGGCGACATGTGGCAATATTGCGTGCCGTTTTGCGGTAACGTTCCTTAGTAATATCCACAACATGGCTGCAAAACGCCCTTCAAAACCCGAACGAATGTTAGGAAATAGTGCTTCGGAAGCTTTATTCACTTTAATCCCCGCCCGGCTGCTGTTGCGGGGAACATTCCCTTCCCTGGCATTCGTTCTACACAGCTTTTGTTAGGACCTGGTGTCGTGATTGCTGCACAGTATTACCGAGCCCATTACTGCAGACACAACTGCAGGACGTGGCTTGATATCTCAGCTACCCCGGTGGATACAAGGCAAACAGAAAAAACGGATTTTACCGTTTCGCTCAGGGTCATCCCGTGGACAGCCCCTGACCATGGCAA is a window of Syntrophorhabdus sp. DNA encoding:
- a CDS encoding ankyrin repeat domain-containing protein gives rise to the protein MNILSAAHQGDIDTVRQLLSAGADVNARDEDGLTPLHLAALCNHLDIVRLLLSHGADVNARDNNGMTPLHSGCLHGDPALLRLLVENGADPDAKDRDGITPLRLMIMVVKDNEQREELYELLQEHAGGYRMGDIDIWDWIQDKDLAEKIFAGAVKKAIAETHAAGLPSCHASDIEGHKLCFLFPDGHREYFDSIEEGEAILEKHGLKKR